The Deltaproteobacteria bacterium nucleotide sequence AAAGCAACATATCCATTTTCTCGCCCTTTTCCATAGTTCTGTCTTCAACAAACTTTAGATCAGGGAGATATTTCATCTTTAGCCTTTTACCCAATTCTCTTTTTACATAGCCCTTGGAACTCTTAAGCCCCTGGGCTACTTCGGTCCAGCGCCTGTCATCTCCAATAACGCTGTAAAATACGAGGGCATGGCGTAAATCGTCGGAAACCCTGGTTCCCGTAACGGTGACCATTTCTACTCTGGGGTCCTTTATATCTCTCAGAAGAATATTCGATACTTCACGGTAAAGAAGATCACTTACCCTTTCTGATCGTTTAAATTCTTTCAAAGTGATATTACCTCTATCTCTGTATCAATAATTTCTGCAAGGTTCATGGCTTCTATAAAATTAACTGCCTTGTCAAGCCGGGAATTAATAAA carries:
- the rbfA gene encoding 30S ribosome-binding factor RbfA; amino-acid sequence: MKEFKRSERVSDLLYREVSNILLRDIKDPRVEMVTVTGTRVSDDLRHALVFYSVIGDDRRWTEVAQGLKSSKGYVKRELGKRLKMKYLPDLKFVEDRTMEKGEKMDMLLSDLTKNG